TCGGCGTGGCCGTCCCCATGGCCACCGCCATCGGCGACGTCGCCGCGGCCCGCCGCGACTACCTCGACGAGTCCGGCGGCCGGTACGTCCACGTCATCGCCGACGGCGGCATGACGAGCTCCGGCGACATCGCCAAGGCCATCGCCTGCGGCTCCGACGCCGTGATGGTCGGCTCACCACTGGCCAGAGCGTCGGAGGCCCCGGGCCGCGGCCACCACTGGGGCTCGGAGTCCCACCACCCCGACCTGCCGAGAGGCGCACGCGTCGAGGTCGGCACCATCGGCAGTCTCCAGGAGATCCTGCACGGCCCCTCCACGGTCGCCGACGGCTCCATGAACCTCATGGGTGCCCTGCGCCGCACCATGGCCACCGCCGGCTACTCCGACATCAAGGAGTTCCAGCGTGTCGAGGTCGTGGTGGCCCCCCAGCAGCACTGAGCCCGTCCAGCCACAGACGACCACAGACGACCACAGACGACCACAGACGACCACAGACGACCACAGACGACCACAGACGACCACAGACGACCACAGACGACACCGCCGCGCCGGACCGAGGTCCGGCGCGGCGGTGTCGCGTCATGGGGGTGTCGGGGCCTCGGCCGGGGGCCGGTCCGGCCGGGTGCGGCGGTGTCACGCGGTGTCACGCGGTGTCACGCGGTGTCCGGCCTCGCTCCCGAATGGAAGATCAGGCCGCCGGCAGCCAGGCGCCGCGGCGCATGACGCGGTGGACGGTCAGATCGTCGTTGAGGACGACCAGGTCGGCTTGGTGGCCGACGGTGATGGAGCCGGTGAAGGAATCGATGCCGAGGATCCGCGCGGGGGTGTGGGAGGCCATCTCGGTGGCCTGCTCCAGGGTCAGGCCCACGTCCTGTACGGCGCGGCGGAAGGCGGTGTCCATGGTCAGGGTGCTGCCGGCGATGGCGCCGCCGTCCACGAGGGTGGCGGTGCCGCCGGTGACGTCGACGTCCATGGAGCCGAGGCGGTAGGTGCCGTCCCCCATGCCGGCGGCGGCCATGGCGTCGGTGACCAGCACCGCGCGGGACGCGCCGGCGGCCGAGACGGCGAGGCGGAGCATCGCGGGGTGCGCGTGCACACCGTCGTTGATCAGCTCGACGGTGACGCGGGGGTCCTCCAGCAGCGCGGCGACCGGGCCCGGGTCGCGGTGGTGCAGCGGCGGCAGCGCGTTGTACAGGTGGGTGGCGACGGTGCAGCCGGCCTCGATGCCTTCCCGCGCCTGGTCGTACGTCGCGTCGCTGTGGCCGAGTGCGGCGATCACGCCTTCGGACACCGCGGCGCGCACCGTTTCGAGGCCGCCGGGAAGCTCAGGTGCGACGGTCACCATGCGGACATGGCCCCGTCCGGCCCTCAGAAGGCCGGACAGCTCACCGGGGGACGGATGGCGCAGCAGACCGGGGTCGTGGGCTCCACGGCGGGACGGCGCGATGTAGGGGCCCTCCAGGTGCACTCCGGCGAGCAGGCCGTCGTCGCACAGCTCCGCCAGAGCCGCCGTGGCGCGGGACAGGTCGGCGATCGAGGCGGTGACGAGACTCGCCATAATCGTCGTGGTGCCGTGCCGCGCTTGGAAGTCCGCCGCGCGCCGCGCCTGCTCCTGGTCTCCTGAGGGGAACGAGGCCCCGGCTCCGCCGTGGGTGTGGATGTCGACGAAACCGGGGACGACGTGCCGGCCGCCGAGGCTCTCCCCGGCCCCCGGCGCGCGTCCCCGTCCGATGTGCGTGAGGCGGCCGTCCTCGACGGTGAGCCAGCCCTCGTGGACGCCGCCGGGGGTGACGACGCGCGCGTCGGTGAGTGTGGTGCTCATCGGCCGAGGATCACCGATCGGGTGAGGTGGAGCGGACGGTCGGGGTCGAGGCCCAGCGCGAGGGCCCTGGCCTCGGCGAGGCGCTGCACCCTGACCAGCTCGGCCATGGCGTCGGCCTCCCTGCTCACGAAGGCGGCCCCGGTGCGTGCGACGTCGGCGGCGAGCCCCGCCGGCGGGGTGCCGAGCATCCAGGTGACCCGGCCGGGCCCGGCCACGCTGACGGGTCCGTGGCGGTACTCCATGGCCGGGTACGCCTCGGTCCAGGCCCGCGCGGCCTCGCGCAGTTTCAGCGCGGCCTCCTGCGCGAGCCCGCAGGTCCAGCCGCGGCCGAGGAAGGTGAACTGCTCGGCCTCCACCAGCTCGGCGGGGACCTGCTCGGTGACGGCGTGCTCGGCGGCCACGACGGCCCCGTCGAGATCCTCGCCGAGGTGAGCACGCAGCAGCGCGAGCTGCGTGGTCGCGAACCGCGTCTGCACCACCGACCGCTCGTCGGCGAAGTCCAGCACGATCACGTCCCCGGCCGCGCGGACCACGGGGGACGACGGGTCGGCCGTGATCACGGTGGTACGTGTGCTGCGCAGCTCGCCGAGCAGATCGAGGACCTCGGTGGTGGTGCCGGACCGGGTGAGGGCCACCACCCGGTCGTACCGCCGGCCGAGCGGGAACTCCGAGGCGGCGAACGCGTCGGTCTCGCCGTGGCCGGCGCGCTCACGCAGCGCGGCGTAGGACTGCGCGGCGAACCACGAGGTGCCGCACCCGGTGACCGCCACCCGCTCTCCGCGCGCCGGCAACGGGGCGGCGCCGGCCAGCTCCACGGCGCGGCGCCAGCACTCGGGCTGGGACGCGATCTCGGTCGCGAGGTGCGTGGTCACGAGCCGCTCCGGGATGGTCGATCCTGGTCAGGGCCATTTATAGCAGGATGGTCCTGATGCCGCGCGCGGCGGGACCGGCCGGCGGCATGTGCTTATCTACCCACGGGTAGATATGTCGGGACGTGACACGCCATTTCCCAGGGGGATGCGATGACAGGCCAGGAAGGCGGCGCACGGCGGGACGCGGCACGGCGAGGGAGGACGGACGGCGTCGGCACCCACATCGGCGGCACCCATTCGGCCCGGCTCGGGCCCGCGGAACGCGTGGCGGCGCTCGGCCGGATGGCCGACCCGGCGCAGGAGCTGGACGTCGTCGTCGTCGGAGGCGGGGTCGTCGGCGCGGGGGTCGCGCTGGACGCGGTCACCCGCGGCCTGTCGGTGGGGCTGGTGGAGGCGCGCGACTTCGCCTCGGGGACGTCGTCACGTTCGTCCAAGCTGATCCACGGCGGCCTGCGCTACCTGGAGCAGATGAACTTCGACCTGGTGCGTGAGGCGCTGCGTGAGCGGTCGCTGCTGCTCCAGCGGATCGCACCCCACCTCGTGCGGCCGGTGCCGTTCCTCTTCCCGCTGACGCACCACGTCTGGGAGCGGCCCTACGTCGGCGCCGGGCTGGCGCTGTACGACTCGCTCGGCTACTCGGCGGGCCTGACCCGCGGCGTGCCGGGACACCGGCACCTGTCCAGGCGCCGGGCCCTGCGGCTGGCCCCGGCGCTGCGCAAGTCGGCGTTCACCGGGGCCGTGCAGTACTGGGACGCGCAGGTCGACGACGCCAGGTACGTCTCCACCATGCTGCGCACCGCCGCCGCGTACGGCGCGCAGGTGGCCTCGCGCACCAAGGTGGTCGGTTTCCTGCGTGAGGGGGAGCGGGTCACGGGGGTGCGGATCAGGGACCTGGAGACCGGCGGCGAGTACGACGTGCGGGCCAGGCAGGTCGTGAACGCCACCGGGGTGTGGACCG
The window above is part of the Sphaerisporangium rubeum genome. Proteins encoded here:
- the nagA gene encoding N-acetylglucosamine-6-phosphate deacetylase yields the protein MSTTLTDARVVTPGGVHEGWLTVEDGRLTHIGRGRAPGAGESLGGRHVVPGFVDIHTHGGAGASFPSGDQEQARRAADFQARHGTTTIMASLVTASIADLSRATAALAELCDDGLLAGVHLEGPYIAPSRRGAHDPGLLRHPSPGELSGLLRAGRGHVRMVTVAPELPGGLETVRAAVSEGVIAALGHSDATYDQAREGIEAGCTVATHLYNALPPLHHRDPGPVAALLEDPRVTVELINDGVHAHPAMLRLAVSAAGASRAVLVTDAMAAAGMGDGTYRLGSMDVDVTGGTATLVDGGAIAGSTLTMDTAFRRAVQDVGLTLEQATEMASHTPARILGIDSFTGSITVGHQADLVVLNDDLTVHRVMRRGAWLPAA
- a CDS encoding sugar isomerase; this encodes MTTHLATEIASQPECWRRAVELAGAAPLPARGERVAVTGCGTSWFAAQSYAALRERAGHGETDAFAASEFPLGRRYDRVVALTRSGTTTEVLDLLGELRSTRTTVITADPSSPVVRAAGDVIVLDFADERSVVQTRFATTQLALLRAHLGEDLDGAVVAAEHAVTEQVPAELVEAEQFTFLGRGWTCGLAQEAALKLREAARAWTEAYPAMEYRHGPVSVAGPGRVTWMLGTPPAGLAADVARTGAAFVSREADAMAELVRVQRLAEARALALGLDPDRPLHLTRSVILGR